In one Pseudomonas hydrolytica genomic region, the following are encoded:
- the purN gene encoding phosphoribosylglycinamide formyltransferase, with protein sequence MPCNVVVLISGSGSNLQALIDSAAQGDNPARIAAVISNRADAYGLVRAQNAGIATEVLDHKQFDGREAFDAAMMQAIDAHQPDLVVLAGFMRILTPGFVQHYSGRLLNIHPSLLPRYKGLHTHQRALDAGDAEHGCSVHFVTEELDGGPLVVQAVLPVAPDDTADSLARRVHQQEHQIYPLAVRWFAEGRLRLGAQGAMLDGEPLPASGHLIRT encoded by the coding sequence ATGCCCTGCAATGTCGTCGTCCTGATCTCCGGTTCAGGCAGCAACCTGCAGGCGCTGATCGACAGCGCCGCTCAAGGCGACAATCCGGCTCGCATCGCCGCGGTGATCTCCAACCGCGCCGATGCCTACGGTCTGGTGCGCGCGCAGAACGCCGGCATCGCCACCGAAGTGCTGGATCACAAGCAGTTCGACGGCCGCGAGGCCTTCGACGCCGCCATGATGCAAGCCATCGACGCCCACCAGCCCGACCTAGTGGTGCTGGCCGGTTTCATGCGCATCCTCACGCCGGGCTTCGTCCAGCACTACAGCGGCCGCCTGCTCAACATCCACCCCTCGCTGCTGCCCCGATACAAGGGGCTGCATACCCATCAGCGAGCGCTGGACGCCGGCGACGCCGAGCATGGCTGCAGCGTGCACTTCGTCACCGAGGAACTCGATGGTGGCCCTCTGGTCGTACAGGCTGTGCTGCCAGTGGCCCCGGACGATACGGCCGACAGCCTGGCGCGCCGCGTGCATCAGCAGGAGCACCAGATCTACCCGCTGGCCGTACGCTGGTTTGCCGAAGGCCGCTTGCGTCTTGGCGCCCAAGGCGCAATGCTGGATGGCGAGCCGCTGCCTGCCAGCGGCCACCTGATTCGAACCTAG
- a CDS encoding EAL domain-containing protein, translating into MLDGLPFAVFQPFIDTATGRIAGVEALARLRDSDGLVHSAGPLFADPKTPPAALRRLDRQVREDALRRFHQAPKDWFLSLNISPRWISRLRPTQPLPSLLQLQRSGIDPARIVFEITELGGASQRLPSVVSRYREAGARIAIDDFGAGYSQLDRVLALQPDILKLDMRLFQEAARGGPSGEVVKALAQMAEKTGCWIIAEGVETEAELNFALECGARYVQGFLFARAEEEFFASDAFVGRFARLRDSYVQQKLAERARLVSLRQQLAELMGELRQWAESGASAASLLAPDNYPWLLRIYQCDRHGTQLTPNLEWRQQTWHADDRYLGHNWSWRPYFYQLLAEGWEERRLTLSTTYRDATSNQYCLTAGQFIDNGRRLLLVDIDAAGL; encoded by the coding sequence GTGCTCGACGGATTGCCTTTCGCCGTCTTCCAACCCTTCATCGACACGGCCACCGGCCGCATAGCTGGCGTCGAGGCGCTGGCTCGACTGCGCGATAGCGATGGCCTGGTGCACTCCGCCGGGCCCTTGTTCGCCGACCCGAAAACGCCCCCGGCCGCCCTGCGCCGCCTCGACCGCCAGGTGCGCGAGGACGCCTTGCGCCGTTTTCACCAGGCACCCAAGGACTGGTTTCTCAGCCTGAACATCTCGCCACGCTGGATCAGCCGCCTGCGCCCGACCCAGCCCTTGCCCAGCCTGCTCCAGCTGCAACGCAGCGGCATCGACCCGGCACGCATCGTCTTCGAGATCACCGAACTGGGCGGCGCCAGCCAGCGCCTGCCCAGCGTCGTCTCGCGCTACCGCGAGGCCGGCGCGCGCATCGCCATCGATGACTTCGGCGCCGGCTACTCGCAGCTCGACCGCGTGCTGGCGCTGCAGCCGGACATTCTCAAGCTGGACATGCGCCTGTTCCAGGAAGCAGCCCGCGGCGGCCCCAGCGGCGAGGTGGTCAAGGCACTGGCCCAGATGGCGGAGAAGACCGGCTGCTGGATCATCGCCGAAGGCGTGGAAACCGAAGCCGAGCTGAACTTTGCCCTGGAGTGCGGCGCCCGCTACGTGCAGGGCTTCCTGTTCGCCAGAGCGGAGGAGGAATTCTTCGCCAGCGACGCCTTCGTCGGACGTTTCGCGCGTTTGCGCGACAGCTACGTGCAACAGAAGCTCGCCGAACGCGCCCGCCTGGTGAGCCTGCGCCAGCAGTTGGCCGAACTGATGGGCGAACTCCGGCAGTGGGCCGAAAGCGGCGCCTCGGCAGCTAGCCTGCTGGCGCCGGACAACTATCCCTGGCTCCTGCGCATCTACCAATGCGATCGCCATGGCACCCAACTGACGCCGAACCTGGAGTGGCGCCAACAGACCTGGCACGCCGATGACCGCTACCTCGGGCACAACTGGTCATGGCGCCCCTACTTCTATCAACTGCTGGCCGAAGGCTGGGAAGAGCGGCGCCTGACCCTCTCCACCACCTACCGCGACGCCACCAGCAACCAGTACTGCCTGACCGCCGGCCAGTTCATCGACAACGGCCGCCGCCTGCTGCTGGTGGATATCGACGCGGCGGGTCTGTAG
- a CDS encoding DUF3108 domain-containing protein: protein MRRALLFALTLFSLPALASELHPFSASYTADWKQLPVSGSAERSLKRTDDGRWTLSFQASMLVASLSEESTFRVDNGALLPLTYRLNRSGLGKGKKVEQDFDWEQKQVIGNDRGDAVRFPLNRGLLDKSTYQLALQQDVAAGKKSVSYQVVDGDEIETYDFRVLGEEVVRTKAGLIDAIKVERVRDPTQSARKTVLWFAKDWGHLLVRLHQVEKDGKEYQIMLKEGTVEGKPVEGRRD from the coding sequence ATGCGTCGTGCCCTGCTGTTCGCCCTGACCCTGTTCAGCCTGCCCGCCCTTGCCAGCGAACTGCATCCGTTCTCCGCCAGCTATACCGCGGACTGGAAGCAACTGCCGGTCAGCGGCAGCGCCGAGCGCAGCCTCAAGCGCACCGACGACGGTCGCTGGACCCTCAGCTTCCAGGCCTCGATGCTGGTGGCCAGCCTCAGCGAGGAAAGTACCTTTCGCGTCGACAACGGCGCCCTGCTGCCCCTGACCTATCGGCTGAACCGCAGCGGCCTGGGCAAGGGCAAGAAGGTCGAGCAGGACTTCGACTGGGAGCAGAAGCAGGTAATCGGCAACGACCGTGGCGATGCGGTGCGCTTCCCGCTCAACCGCGGCCTGCTGGACAAGTCCACCTACCAGCTCGCCCTGCAGCAGGATGTGGCTGCCGGCAAGAAAAGCGTGAGCTACCAGGTGGTGGACGGTGACGAGATCGAAACCTACGACTTCCGCGTGCTTGGCGAAGAAGTGGTGCGCACCAAGGCCGGCCTGATCGACGCGATCAAGGTGGAACGCGTGCGCGATCCCACCCAGAGCGCGCGCAAGACCGTGCTCTGGTTCGCCAAGGATTGGGGCCACCTGCTGGTGCGCCTGCACCAGGTGGAGAAGGACGGCAAGGAATACCAGATCATGCTCAAGGAAGGCACGGTCGAAGGCAAGCCGGTCGAGGGCCGCCGCGACTGA
- a CDS encoding ammonium transporter, with product MENINSAVATLIHGSNTLFILLGAIMVLAMHAGFAFLEVGTVRQKNQVNALSKILSDFAISALAYFFIGYWIAYGINFLEPAAVLTENHGYGLVKFFFLLTFAAAIPAIISGGIAERAKFGPQLCATALIVAFVYPFFEGMIWNGNYGLQAWLEARFGAGFHDFAGSVVVHAMGGWLAFGAVILLGRRNGRYRDGKLVAMAPSNIPFLALGSWILIIGWFGFNVMSAQTLEGVSGLVAVNSLMAMVGGTVAALLVGRNDPGFLHNGPLAGLVAICAGSDLMHPIGALVTGAIAGALFVWAFTATQVKWKIDDVLGVWPLHGLCGVWGGIACGIFGLEAFGGLGGVSLASQVIGTALGVLVALVGGFLVYGVVKALLGIRLSQEEEFNGADLSVHRIGAVNAD from the coding sequence ATGGAAAACATCAACAGTGCCGTGGCCACTCTGATCCACGGTTCCAATACCCTGTTCATCCTGCTGGGTGCGATCATGGTGCTGGCCATGCACGCCGGCTTCGCCTTTCTCGAGGTGGGTACGGTGCGGCAGAAGAATCAGGTCAACGCCTTGTCGAAGATTCTCTCTGACTTCGCCATCTCGGCCCTGGCCTACTTCTTCATCGGTTACTGGATCGCCTACGGCATCAACTTCCTCGAGCCGGCGGCGGTGCTGACCGAAAATCACGGCTATGGTCTGGTCAAGTTCTTCTTCCTGCTGACCTTCGCCGCAGCCATCCCGGCGATCATCTCCGGGGGCATCGCCGAGCGCGCCAAGTTCGGCCCGCAGCTGTGCGCCACGGCGCTCATCGTGGCCTTCGTCTATCCCTTTTTCGAAGGCATGATCTGGAACGGCAACTACGGCCTGCAGGCCTGGCTGGAGGCGCGTTTCGGCGCCGGCTTCCATGATTTCGCCGGTTCGGTGGTGGTGCATGCAATGGGCGGCTGGCTGGCCTTCGGCGCGGTGATACTGCTGGGGCGGCGCAACGGCCGTTATCGCGACGGCAAGCTGGTGGCCATGGCGCCGTCGAACATTCCGTTTCTCGCGCTCGGTTCGTGGATCCTGATCATCGGCTGGTTCGGCTTCAACGTCATGAGCGCGCAGACGCTCGAGGGCGTGAGCGGTCTGGTGGCGGTGAACTCCCTGATGGCCATGGTCGGCGGTACGGTCGCGGCCCTGCTGGTTGGGCGCAATGATCCGGGCTTCCTGCACAACGGCCCGCTGGCCGGTCTGGTGGCGATCTGCGCCGGCTCTGATCTGATGCATCCGATTGGCGCCCTGGTTACCGGGGCCATCGCCGGTGCGCTGTTCGTCTGGGCCTTCACCGCGACCCAGGTGAAATGGAAGATCGACGACGTGCTGGGCGTCTGGCCGCTGCACGGTCTGTGTGGCGTCTGGGGCGGCATCGCCTGCGGTATCTTCGGCCTGGAGGCCTTCGGCGGCCTGGGTGGGGTGAGCCTGGCCAGCCAGGTGATCGGCACCGCGCTGGGGGTGCTGGTGGCGCTGGTCGGTGGCTTCCTGGTGTATGGCGTGGTCAAGGCGCTGCTGGGCATCCGCCTGAGCCAGGAAGAAGAGTTCAACGGTGCCGACCTGTCGGTACACCGGATCGGCGCCGTCAACGCGGACTGA
- a CDS encoding DUF2066 domain-containing protein, producing the protein MRLCVRLMFFCLSLLSLPALAAPVAGLYQVREAVADQQPESRDAAMQKALQTLVQRLTGDAKAAQSSALESLRKDPQQIVSQYGYEDDVLVVEFDPASTDRQLRQAGLALWGANRPAILAWWLTESPEGAQLVGESQSAAAVLRSAAQHRGLPLRLPLADLSEQLLGTADVLLANDPQALREASERYAADALLAVQASESGGNWQATWRLWLGEEREQGKAEAADQAALADAVMLAVNERLAPRFLVKPGAAQSLTLVIEGADLSRFAALERLLEPFAARLQEIDGQRLTYQVNASPEQLRAQLALGQLQEVDEPLDAGESLENADEAGAPAPQVKPRTNQLRFRW; encoded by the coding sequence ATGCGCCTGTGTGTCCGCCTGATGTTCTTCTGTCTGTCGCTGCTGAGCCTGCCGGCTCTGGCTGCGCCGGTTGCCGGCCTGTATCAGGTGCGCGAGGCGGTGGCCGATCAACAGCCGGAGAGCCGCGACGCCGCCATGCAGAAGGCCCTGCAGACGCTGGTGCAACGCCTCACCGGGGATGCCAAGGCGGCCCAGAGCAGTGCGCTGGAGAGCCTGCGCAAGGACCCGCAGCAGATCGTCAGCCAGTACGGCTATGAGGATGACGTGCTGGTGGTGGAGTTCGACCCGGCCAGCACCGATCGCCAACTGCGTCAGGCTGGCCTGGCGCTGTGGGGAGCCAACCGTCCGGCGATCCTGGCCTGGTGGCTCACCGAGTCGCCCGAAGGCGCGCAATTGGTGGGCGAGAGCCAGAGCGCTGCCGCTGTCCTGCGTAGCGCAGCCCAGCACCGCGGCCTGCCGTTGCGCCTGCCGCTGGCGGATCTCAGCGAGCAACTGCTGGGCACCGCGGACGTGCTGCTGGCCAACGATCCGCAGGCGCTGCGTGAGGCCTCCGAGCGTTATGCCGCCGATGCGCTGCTGGCGGTACAGGCCAGCGAGTCGGGCGGCAACTGGCAGGCGACCTGGCGCCTGTGGCTGGGCGAAGAGCGTGAGCAGGGCAAGGCCGAGGCGGCCGACCAGGCCGCGCTGGCCGATGCCGTGATGCTGGCGGTGAACGAGCGCCTGGCGCCGCGTTTTCTGGTCAAGCCGGGGGCGGCGCAGAGCCTGACCCTGGTGATCGAAGGGGCCGACCTGAGCCGTTTTGCCGCGCTGGAGCGTCTGCTCGAACCCTTTGCCGCACGTTTGCAGGAGATCGATGGCCAGCGTCTGACCTATCAGGTCAATGCCAGCCCGGAGCAACTGCGGGCGCAACTGGCCCTGGGGCAGTTGCAGGAAGTCGATGAGCCGCTGGATGCCGGCGAGTCGCTGGAGAATGCCGATGAGGCCGGTGCACCAGCGCCGCAGGTGAAGCCGCGCACCAATCAGCTGCGCTTCCGCTGGTAA
- a CDS encoding AI-2E family transporter produces the protein MTDSNRWLWMAGLFLLGWLLYLLHPILSPFLIGILLAYLGDPLVDRLERHRLSRTGGVVLVFTLFALVLLIMLLVLVPMLGRQLVRLYQLAPEMLDWLQGTALPWSQSHLGLQNDLLQVDQLKQVFSDNIGKTTDVLRAVLAQATSSGLALLAWLGNLLLIPVVSFYLMRDWDVLVERVRRLLPRQREALVVKLAGECHEVLGAFLRGQLLVMLALSIIYSAGLMLVGLELGLLIGVLAGLASIVPYMGFIVGIGAALTAALFQFGLDPYPLLGIGVVFMIGQMLEGMLLTPLLVGDRIGLHPVAVIFAILAGGQLFGFTGVLLALPVAAVIMVLLRHAHDLYKLSGLYGESPASD, from the coding sequence ATGACCGATTCCAACCGCTGGCTATGGATGGCTGGGCTGTTTCTGCTCGGCTGGCTGCTGTATCTGCTGCACCCGATTCTTTCTCCCTTTCTGATCGGCATTCTGCTGGCCTACCTGGGCGATCCGCTGGTCGATCGCCTCGAGCGGCATCGCCTGTCGCGCACCGGCGGGGTGGTGCTGGTGTTCACCCTGTTCGCCCTGGTGCTGCTGATCATGTTGCTGGTGCTGGTGCCCATGCTGGGCCGGCAGCTGGTGCGCTTGTATCAGCTGGCGCCGGAAATGCTCGACTGGCTGCAGGGTACCGCCTTGCCCTGGTCGCAATCGCATCTGGGGCTGCAGAACGATCTGCTGCAGGTCGATCAGCTCAAGCAGGTGTTCTCCGACAACATTGGCAAGACCACCGACGTGCTCAGGGCGGTGCTGGCCCAGGCGACCTCCTCGGGCCTGGCGCTGCTGGCCTGGCTGGGCAATCTGCTGCTGATTCCGGTAGTCAGCTTCTACCTGATGCGCGACTGGGATGTGCTGGTCGAGCGCGTTCGCCGTCTGTTGCCGCGTCAGCGGGAGGCGCTGGTGGTCAAGCTGGCTGGCGAGTGCCACGAGGTGCTTGGTGCCTTCCTGCGCGGGCAACTGCTGGTGATGCTGGCGCTGAGCATCATCTACTCCGCCGGGTTGATGCTGGTCGGGCTCGAGCTGGGCCTGCTGATCGGCGTGCTGGCTGGCCTGGCCAGCATCGTGCCCTATATGGGCTTTATCGTCGGCATCGGTGCGGCGCTGACCGCCGCGCTGTTCCAGTTCGGCCTCGACCCTTATCCGCTGCTGGGCATCGGCGTGGTGTTCATGATCGGCCAGATGCTCGAAGGCATGCTGCTGACCCCGCTGCTGGTGGGCGATCGCATTGGCCTGCACCCGGTCGCGGTGATCTTCGCCATCCTCGCCGGTGGCCAGCTGTTCGGCTTCACCGGCGTGCTGCTGGCCTTGCCGGTGGCGGCGGTGATCATGGTTTTGCTGCGTCATGCCCATGATTTATATAAACTTTCCGGCCTTTACGGTGAATCGCCCGCAAGCGATTGA
- a CDS encoding phage holin family protein, whose amino-acid sequence MSNSPSPRRLGAALLGLLQGHVALLAHELEDQRNQALRALLLGGMCFSFALLLLFGLSVLLLVLYWDSHRLAVAIGLCLFHGLGLLTCGTWLLRSLRNAEPPFSATLEELQCDREQLLP is encoded by the coding sequence ATGTCCAACAGCCCATCACCTCGTCGTCTGGGCGCAGCGCTGCTCGGCCTGCTGCAAGGCCATGTGGCGCTGCTCGCCCATGAACTGGAAGACCAGCGCAACCAGGCGCTGCGCGCCCTCCTGCTGGGCGGCATGTGCTTCAGCTTTGCGCTGCTCCTGCTGTTCGGGCTCTCGGTTCTGCTGCTGGTTCTCTACTGGGACAGCCATCGCCTGGCGGTCGCCATAGGCCTGTGCCTGTTCCATGGGCTCGGTCTGCTGACCTGCGGCACCTGGCTGCTGCGGAGCCTGCGCAATGCCGAACCGCCTTTCAGTGCGACCCTCGAAGAACTGCAATGTGACCGCGAGCAACTGCTGCCATGA
- a CDS encoding deoxyguanosinetriphosphate triphosphohydrolase has translation MDWHTLLTRERLGKPAPSSAELGRSPFHKDHDRIIFSGAFRRLGRKTQVHPVTSNDHIHTRLTHSLEVSCVGRSLAMRVGEMLRDELPDWCAPSDLGMVVQSACLAHDIGNPPFGHSGEDAIRHWFQQAAGRGWLDAMSDAERADFLNFEGNAQGFRVLTQLEYHQFDGGTRLTYATLGTYLKYPWTARHADAQGYKKHKFGCYQSELQLLEQIAAKLELPQLEAQRWGRHPLVYLMEAADDICYGLIDLEDGVEMELLDYTEVEALLLDLVGDDLPETYRQLGPKDSRRRKLAILRGKAIEHLTNAAASAFVEQQRDLLAGQLQGDLVEHMHGAAKRCVQSAKSLAREKIFHDKRKTLHEIGAYTTLEILLNAFCGAALEQHSGRTLSFKHRRILDLLSYYAPEPGWPLYRSFIRVIDFIAGMTDSYATEMAREMTGRSSPV, from the coding sequence TTGGATTGGCACACCCTGCTCACCCGTGAACGTCTAGGCAAACCCGCTCCCAGCTCGGCAGAGCTCGGACGCAGCCCTTTCCACAAGGATCATGACCGCATCATCTTCTCCGGTGCGTTCCGCCGCCTGGGTCGCAAGACCCAGGTGCACCCGGTCACCAGCAACGACCATATCCACACCCGTCTGACCCACTCGCTGGAGGTCAGCTGCGTCGGCCGTTCCCTGGCCATGCGCGTCGGCGAGATGCTGCGTGACGAGCTGCCCGACTGGTGCGCCCCGAGCGACCTGGGCATGGTCGTGCAGTCCGCCTGCCTGGCCCACGATATCGGCAACCCGCCGTTCGGCCATTCCGGCGAAGACGCCATTCGCCACTGGTTCCAGCAGGCCGCCGGACGTGGCTGGCTGGATGCGATGAGCGATGCCGAACGCGCCGACTTTCTCAATTTCGAAGGCAACGCCCAGGGTTTTCGCGTGCTCACCCAGCTGGAGTACCACCAGTTCGACGGCGGCACCCGGCTGACCTACGCGACCCTCGGCACCTACCTCAAGTACCCCTGGACGGCCCGCCATGCCGACGCCCAGGGCTACAAGAAACACAAGTTCGGCTGCTATCAGAGCGAGTTGCAGCTGCTCGAGCAGATCGCCGCCAAGCTCGAGCTGCCGCAGCTGGAGGCTCAGCGCTGGGGGCGCCACCCGCTGGTCTATCTGATGGAGGCGGCGGACGACATCTGCTACGGCCTGATCGATCTGGAAGACGGCGTGGAGATGGAGCTGCTCGACTACACCGAGGTCGAGGCCCTGCTGCTGGACCTGGTCGGCGACGATCTGCCGGAAACCTATCGCCAGCTCGGCCCCAAAGACTCGCGTCGGCGCAAGCTGGCGATCCTGCGCGGCAAGGCCATCGAGCACCTGACCAATGCCGCAGCCAGTGCTTTTGTCGAGCAGCAGCGCGACCTGCTCGCCGGCCAGCTGCAGGGCGATCTGGTCGAACACATGCACGGCGCCGCCAAGCGCTGCGTGCAGAGCGCGAAGTCGCTGGCGCGGGAGAAGATCTTTCACGACAAGCGCAAGACGCTGCATGAAATCGGCGCCTACACCACGCTGGAAATCCTCCTCAACGCCTTCTGCGGCGCCGCACTGGAGCAGCACAGCGGTCGCACGCTATCGTTCAAGCACCGGCGCATTCTCGATCTGCTCAGCTACTACGCCCCGGAACCGGGCTGGCCGCTGTATCGCTCGTTCATACGGGTGATCGACTTCATCGCCGGCATGACCGACAGCTACGCTACGGAAATGGCGAGGGAAATGACGGGCCGCTCGAGCCCCGTCTGA
- a CDS encoding FUSC family protein — protein sequence MKNLIRSSFTWHAGPPAWGPAIVAGLGCALPLVLGLFTAHSGFLWASAGAFQAAQANPLHRFGMLRMLLLTGLGACSAGLGFWAASHPLISLGIFAAFGLLLAWLQRFGSEAGKLGIGLCICLCLGQGQFGIGNLHNPYAVAMLFILGGLWVMLLAFGLRGLHGLRMWPYMPRFLAILKVLKRHAQRLPRQQWRLHALACMLAFAASGLIVNLAGLSRGYWLTLTVITTLQLEFQGSLVRALQASLASLAAAGLLILFGHSLQSPPLMVMTLLMLVVLSRALQANHYGLFVLQTSLCFVLLAESLAQDWHLAEVRLLNALIGVALTLTVALLVHGLKLHLSKPQRLQQKQQSS from the coding sequence ATGAAGAACCTGATCCGCAGCAGTTTCACCTGGCATGCCGGCCCACCGGCCTGGGGCCCGGCCATCGTCGCCGGGCTGGGTTGTGCCTTGCCGCTGGTGCTCGGCCTGTTCACCGCCCACAGCGGTTTTCTCTGGGCGTCGGCCGGCGCCTTCCAGGCCGCGCAGGCCAATCCGCTGCACCGCTTCGGCATGCTGCGCATGTTGCTGCTCACCGGTCTTGGCGCCTGCAGCGCCGGCCTGGGGTTCTGGGCGGCCAGCCACCCGCTGATCAGTCTCGGCATCTTCGCCGCCTTCGGCCTGTTGCTGGCCTGGCTGCAGCGTTTCGGCAGCGAGGCCGGCAAGCTGGGCATCGGCCTGTGCATCTGCCTGTGTCTCGGCCAGGGGCAGTTCGGTATCGGCAACCTGCACAACCCCTATGCGGTGGCCATGCTGTTCATCCTCGGCGGGCTCTGGGTCATGCTCCTGGCCTTCGGCCTGCGCGGGCTGCACGGCCTGCGCATGTGGCCCTACATGCCGCGCTTTCTCGCCATCCTCAAGGTGCTCAAGCGCCACGCGCAGCGCCTGCCGCGCCAGCAATGGCGCCTGCATGCGCTGGCCTGCATGCTGGCCTTCGCCGCATCCGGGCTGATCGTCAATCTGGCCGGGCTGTCGCGCGGCTACTGGCTGACCCTGACGGTGATCACCACACTGCAGCTGGAATTCCAGGGCAGCCTGGTGCGGGCCCTTCAGGCCAGCCTCGCCAGCCTCGCCGCGGCCGGCTTGCTGATCCTCTTCGGTCACAGCCTGCAGAGCCCGCCGCTGATGGTCATGACCCTGCTGATGCTGGTCGTCCTCAGCCGCGCCTTGCAGGCCAATCACTACGGCCTGTTCGTGCTGCAGACCAGCCTGTGCTTCGTGCTGCTGGCCGAGAGCCTGGCGCAGGACTGGCATCTGGCCGAGGTGCGCCTGCTCAACGCGCTGATCGGCGTCGCCCTGACCCTAACCGTGGCCTTGCTGGTACACGGCCTGAAGCTGCATCTGAGCAAGCCGCAGCGACTGCAGCAAAAGCAGCAGTCGTCCTAG
- the purM gene encoding phosphoribosylformylglycinamidine cyclo-ligase: MSKQPSISYKDAGVDIDAGEALVERIKGVAKRTARPEVMGGLGGFGALCEIPAGYKQPVLVSGTDGVGTKLRLALNLNKHDSIGQDLVAMCVNDLVVCGAEPLFFLDYYATGKLNVDVAATVVTGIGAGCELAGCSLVGGETAEMPGMYEGEDYDLAGFCVGVVEKSEIIDGSKVATGDALIALPSSGPHSNGYSLIRKIIEVSGADIEQVQLGGKALADLLMAPTRIYVKPLLQLIKDTGAVKAMAHITGGGLLDNIPRVLPQGAQAVIDVASWNRPAVFDWLQEKGNVDEHEMHRVLNCGVGMVICVAQDQVEAALASLRASGESPWVIGQIAEAAEGAAQVQLNNLKTH; this comes from the coding sequence ATGAGCAAGCAACCCTCCATCAGCTACAAGGACGCAGGCGTCGACATCGATGCCGGCGAGGCCCTGGTCGAACGCATCAAAGGCGTGGCCAAGCGCACTGCCCGTCCTGAGGTCATGGGTGGCCTGGGCGGCTTCGGCGCCCTCTGCGAGATTCCGGCCGGCTACAAGCAGCCGGTGCTGGTGTCCGGCACCGACGGCGTCGGCACCAAGCTGCGCCTGGCGCTGAACCTGAACAAGCACGACAGCATCGGCCAGGATCTGGTCGCCATGTGCGTCAACGACCTGGTGGTCTGCGGCGCCGAGCCGCTGTTCTTCCTCGACTACTACGCCACCGGCAAGCTCAACGTCGATGTGGCCGCCACCGTGGTCACCGGCATCGGCGCCGGCTGCGAGCTGGCTGGCTGCTCCCTGGTCGGTGGCGAAACCGCCGAGATGCCGGGCATGTACGAGGGTGAAGACTACGACCTGGCCGGCTTCTGCGTCGGCGTGGTGGAGAAGAGCGAGATCATCGACGGCTCGAAAGTTGCCACCGGCGACGCGCTGATCGCTCTGCCCTCCTCCGGCCCGCACTCCAATGGCTATTCGCTGATCCGCAAGATCATCGAAGTCTCCGGTGCCGACATCGAACAGGTGCAGCTCGGCGGCAAGGCCCTGGCCGATCTGCTGATGGCGCCGACGCGCATCTACGTCAAGCCGCTGCTCCAGCTGATCAAGGACACCGGCGCGGTCAAGGCCATGGCCCACATCACCGGCGGCGGTCTGCTGGACAACATCCCGCGCGTACTGCCGCAAGGCGCCCAGGCGGTGATCGACGTGGCCAGCTGGAATCGTCCGGCGGTGTTCGACTGGCTGCAGGAGAAAGGTAACGTCGACGAGCACGAGATGCATCGCGTGCTCAACTGCGGCGTCGGCATGGTCATCTGCGTCGCCCAGGATCAGGTCGAAGCAGCGCTGGCCAGCCTGCGCGCCAGCGGCGAGTCGCCCTGGGTCATCGGCCAGATCGCCGAAGCGGCAGAAGGCGCCGCCCAGGTTCAGCTGAACAACCTGAAAACCCACTGA
- a CDS encoding DUF883 family protein encodes MQNKAATQSTKDALLDEFQALVSDTEKLLHHSASLAGEQAEALRDDIRSSLGRARETLHNAEASLREQGKIAVDATEEYVHKHPWQALGLSAAIGLVLGLLISRR; translated from the coding sequence ATGCAAAACAAAGCCGCTACTCAGAGCACCAAGGACGCCCTGCTGGATGAATTCCAGGCCCTGGTCAGCGACACGGAGAAGCTCCTGCATCATTCCGCCAGCCTCGCAGGCGAACAGGCTGAAGCGCTGCGTGACGACATTCGCAGCAGCCTGGGCCGGGCCCGCGAAACCCTGCACAACGCCGAGGCCAGCCTGCGCGAGCAGGGCAAGATCGCCGTCGATGCCACCGAGGAATATGTGCACAAGCATCCGTGGCAGGCACTTGGTCTGTCGGCCGCCATCGGCCTGGTGCTCGGCCTGCTGATCAGCCGCCGTTGA